The following is a genomic window from Chionomys nivalis chromosome 24, mChiNiv1.1, whole genome shotgun sequence.
TCCAGAAAACTCCCTGGAACATCTGGGTCCAATATGATTTATTACCTGGTTGTAGGTGTGACCGTCAGTGCTGGTGGATATTACGTAAGTGCTTAAGGACCTACTAAAGAATTCCTGTGCCCTGCTtgctggctcacacctttaatcccagtactctgtgTACAAGGTCGGTCTGGTCTGCtttctgagttccagaccagcaaaGGTCCCTTATGGAGTCAGGTCTTGTCTCCCCAAAGAGGGGGTTGGTGGAAGTGGTGGGCAGGCGTTGGTTTCTGTGCTGCACTGAAATTGTTCCTGAAACTTCTAATGGTAGTAGCATAGAGAAATGTATATGACGAGTCTTAAAGCAGGGGAAAGAGAGCTAAGCACACGTTTTCTTTCAGACTTATAAGGCTGTCACATCAAAGCAAGCCAGACGTACAGAACGTGTAAGGGAcgtgaaagaacaaacaaaagcagagtcACAGCCACTTCCAGGTAAagggaatttcttttttaaatttgtttgtttatttattattttatttatttattaaagatttctggggctggagagatggctcagtggttaagagcattgcctgctcttccaaaggtcctgagttcaattcccggcaaccacatggtggctcacaaccatctgcaaagaggtctagtgccttcttctggccttcagacatgcatgtacacagaatattgtatacataatgaataaatatttaaaaaaaaaaaaaagatttctgcctcctccccgccaccgcctcccatttccctccctctcccccaatcaactccccctccctcagcagccggaagagcagtcagggttccctgtcttcttattttgtttatttattaaagaggaGGTCTCATGAATCCCAGGCAGGATGACCCTACACTGTGGTACCCCTGCCTCCACTTTTTGAGCTGGGATGACAATCATATACCCCCACCCTTGGttctttctttcagttctttATCTAGAACGGCTATGTATAGGGGTTGGATCAGGAAGAAGATCATGGTAACCTCGAGCTTTGGATGAGGACATTTGATAAATGAGcgagttttctgtgtgtgttttgctgaGAGGTAGTTTTCATTCCTCTGTGTGGTAATATTATTTCTACTCCGTAGACACCCATTCATGCAAACATAATTTTAGCGTCTGTCTCAGCAGTTTGACCTCTCTTTTTCCCTACCATTGTTTTCAATtgtaagctgattttttttttcagtattggcAAGCACCACCACTGTGTCTTTCTCAAAGTCTGCTTCCCATGAGTTAAAACAGTTGAGCATCCTAAGACCCTGAGCCTGGAAAATGGCCCCCTGGGGGGACAGAAACTTTGCAGTCGCCCCCCCCCACATCCATTTCTCACCTTAAAcaactttaactttttaaatatttattttattttgtgtgtgtcttgcctgcatgtagaTAAATAAGTACAGGTGGTATACCTGGTTGTCATCATAGGGTCCTGTCCTGTCCCATCTGTGTTCCagccccagaggtcagaagagggatcCCCCAGAGCCCAGAGCAGAATAACAGATGCTGGACAACAAACACAGGGCTCTGTATAAGGGCAGCCCGGCTCCTAACAtcgaactgtctctccagccccatgctaattactttaaatgaaattttttccTGTCTCAACTCTAACATTACTATCAATTACTGCCGTCACTGTTTAGGAACAGGGGTATTAGCACCTCAGGAGTCAGGTTTTGCTTTGGGAGCTTTCTTTGCTTTGGCCCAgaggttgttttggtttggtttgaggttttttgttgtggttgtttgggttcttgttttggtttggtttggctctactatgtaggccaggctggttgaactcacctgcctccacttctggAGTCCTGGAACTAACAAGTGTGCACCACAGGGCCagaattcaattttaattttttgttaggGTACTAGGAAACAGAATATTATAGCCAGCAAGAAGGCTCAGGAGACTAAAAGTAATCACAATACTTGCAAAATTGGCGCGGGAGGATCGGGAGTTCGAGGTCACCCAGGCTACATAGCAGATTTATGTTAACCTAGGCTGTAgtaaatgtctcaaaaaaaaaaattcaaactaaatTCAAAATTCCCTTCCctcagattaaaataaaataaattgattacATTATTCCACTTTATTCCCATGTTCTTCAAATCAATACTTTGCTTAATGAACCAAATCTTAAAGGCGAAAAGGAGAATGTGGCAGAAGCTGGGGCCGGAGAAATTTCTGTAAAGGAAAGTGAATTGGTACATGCTGAGGATGTGCCCAAGGCTGCAGCAGGGCCTCCAGAAGGGTCTCCGGCCTCCCCGGTCCCTGCAGAGGCTGCGCTAGAGGAAACATCCACACTGAGAGAGGAGCCTGATCTGAAGATCACCGAGGCTTCTCCGGGGGAGACCACCGAGGGAGTCCCTGAAcccactgtggaggtggagagCGCGGCTCCTGAACCCACAGCAGAGGTGGAGAGCGCGGCTCCTGAAcccactgtggaggtggacagCGCAGCTCCTGAACCCACAGCGGAGGTGGACAGCGCAGCTCCTGAACCCACAGCGGAGGTGGACAGCGCGGCTCCTGAACCCACAGCGGAGGTGGACAGCGCAGCTGCGGACCAGGCGGACTGGGCGTGTACCAGCGAGGAGGGTGAAGATACTGCTGGGAATCGGAGCTGCCCGGAGAGTGCTGAACTAGAAGAAAGCCCTCCCTTAGGCTCAGAGCCCTCTGCCCCCCAGGATTCACAAGAGGAAACCGCCGAGGTCACCGCAGAAGGAGCCTCACCCCAAGGCTGATCTGCAAAACTCCAGagttgcttttgtatttttaGCAACCTTAGACTTTCTTTCTAGAATTTAATATACCTTAAAGAATTTGGCTTTTACTAATAGATGTTTGGATTGGAGTTTGGTATTTTACATGTCTTAATAGTTTTCTACCCTCTAAGATCAGGCTGGGTAAAGAGCTTAAATAGTATTAGCTTTGGATTTAAATTTTACGTTTTAGAAATTAAGGTATCCATGCAGCCTGTATTCCCTTTGATTTTTGCTCTACCTTTCTCTTAATTATATGTAAGACCGGATTATTGAGTTTGATGTGAACtcattgaaataaaattagaaaatcttaACTGTTTCGATTCTTTCTTCTTGTTGGGGGAGGAGGACTTGTGATTAGGAAAAGGATGACCATGACCCAGGCTGGCATCCTTGCTCAGGCCTACGGTTTCTATAGCCTCAATGTGCACTGCATTTCCTATTAACAGCCACACAAACACCCTCACATGGAGAAACCAAGCTTTATAATATTAACGCAGGAAGAGCAGGGCTCTGGAGAGCTCTGCCCTTTCCCTGGCTGTTATGTAAGGGGGCAGAGGATGGGAGGGGGTGCCCGGCTTTTCTGGTTCAGTGCAGTGTTTACTGAGGATTTACACACCCTGCCAGGACTCATTCGTGCACGAATGCATGCAGCAAACATTCAGAGTGCCTTCTGTCCACCAGCCGCTGTTTATAGCTTAGCGCAGGACTagataataagataaataaaattatatatagggATTAGGTAGAGTTTGCAAGTGTCAGTTGAAATTGTCACTTTAGATATGGCAGTCTTTATTTTATGAGACAGTCcttgcctcaaattcactatatagcttcaaggctagcctttaacttctaatccccctgcctcagtgccCTAAGTGCTAAACTTATAGATGTGTGCCCCCACACCCAATCAAAGCAAGACTTTTTACAAAGGTGTCTTTTAATAAAGACTGATGGTTCTGGAGACGACATCATGCCAAGTGGGGGAACAGGAAAGCACACATGATCTGCAGCTAAGCATGCTGGGACGATCCAGAATTTCGAGGTGGTCCGTGTGAGTGAAGAGGAGTCAGAAGAAAGGAGAATAACTGGAGCggtctcagaaaagaaagggaaggggtgaAGGCAGGCATAATTATGCCAGCACTCAGAGACTGAGGATAGAAGttcatgagttcgaggtcagctttagctaaataaaataaaagaaccttGTTTCAAGAGAGAAGACAGGTGGGGTAGGGGGAGATGGCCTAGATAACACGGAGTTATGCAAGATTTGGGGCATGTGGCCGCTGATGACATTCTGGTTTGATCCCCTTAACTGGGAGCATTTGCTCCCAGCTGCTATGACTGTTCATGtccttccccagcccccaccccgcCTGGCCCTCACTCCAGGCAGCTTATAACCATGACTGACATCAGAACACCATGGAAGGTGGGGCCAGCTGAAGTACAGTGCTCCAGGGCTCTAGTGGTTCAGAACTGATGCTGGTCCCTGGGAGAGACTATATCCTGCTTCCCTCTCGCCGCCGTTCTCAAGAGAACATTCTTCCAGAGACAGTGCTTGGAACATCTGCATCTAGGGAATTTTACCTAGGATGATTAGGTAAAAACATCTAGATTAGGGAGGACTGGATGGATGAAACCAATAGACTGAGCAGGTGATGACCGTGggatttgagaggcagagacacagaaactGAACGGCTTAATCACGACTCTGCGGAAAGAATGACACCTTGTATTTGCTTCTAATTTGTCTCAGTATCAATTCTTTAGGAGATAGATAAATCTAACACTCACCAGTCCTCTGAGATGAGACAGAGTGCCTCTTAGTGCACTCACACTCAGGGATACACTCCTAAGTACACTCACACTCAGGGATACACTCCTAAGTGCACTCACACTCAGGGATACACTCCTAAGTGCACTCACACTCAGGGATACACTCCTAAGTGCACTCACACTCAGGGATACACTCCTAAGTGCACTCACACTCAGGGATACCCTCCTAAATGCACTCACACTCAGGGATACCCTCCTAAGTGCACTCACACTCAGGGATACCCTCCTAAGTGCACTCACACTCAGGAATACACTCTTGAGTGAACTTACACTCAAGGATACCCTCCTGAGTTCACTCACACTCAAGGATACCCTCCTGAGTACActcacactcaggcacacactcCTTAGTGCACTCACACTTAGGGATACACTCCTTAGTGCTGTCACACTCAGGGATACACTCTTGAGTGAACTCACACTCAGGGATACCCTCCTGAGTGCACTCAGGGATACCCTTCCTAGTGCACTCACACTTGGGGATACACTCCTGAGTGAACTCACACTCAGGGATACCCTCCTGAGTGCACTCACACTGAAGGATACCCTCCTGAGTGCACTCACACTCAGGGACACACTCTTTGgtctacacacatacagaaaaacacTCCTTCgttcactcacacatacacacacacagaagcagtaCATAGAAGTCagtgctttattttataattaatttatttttgtcattattgtttttgagacagggtttctctgcgtaatctcggctgtcctggaactcactctgtacaccaggctggccttgaacttagagatccttctgcctccatcttcagaatgctgggactaaaggtgtgcactaccactgcccagttcttTGTACTATTTTAGTTGGGATAGTTTCTGTTGCAAAGGTAAGACCCTAACTGACAATGATTTAGGGACAGAGGTCTTCGTCACACAACTAGGTGTCCAGGAGCTGGTTTCTGTGACTCGGTCATCAAGAACTGGGATGTTTATCATCAAGCTTCCAATCAAGAATGTTTGGCAACTAAgcctggagagatgcttcagggGTGAAGAGCacatattgttcttgcagaggacctgagttctatccccagcacccacatctggaatttcacagctgcctgtaactccagtgtcaggggATCTGACGTCCCTCTGTCCCCACTCATGTgcagacagatacacatatacatacatacatacatacgaataataaaatataaagtcaggtggtggtggcgcacgcctttagtcccagcatctgggaggcagaggcaggtggatctctatgagtctgagagcagcctggtctacagagagagttgcaggccagcctagggtacaaaaagaaatcccatcttgaaagaacaaaaataaataataaataaataaattatatacatatatacatacacacacacacacatatatgaatgtttggcaagccaggcacggtggcacaagactttaatctcagcacttgggaggcagaggctgcagaatctctttgagttccaggccagccactaCTTTGGGCACAGCAAGTCTTCCTCATCGTCGTAGGACACATCACCAGGTCCTATTCATAACAAGAAGTTCTCTTGTCTTAGAAAGCAAACCTTAAAGGTGGAATTCTCTTTTCAATACTCTATTATAGAAAAACCTCAGACAAAAGAGGAATGGCGTAATAAAACTTCATGTGCCCTACACGAAGCCTTACCAACTGGAAACTGCGGTAAACCTTGTGTTCATACTTCCCCCATTGCCTTCAACCACTCTGTCTTGGGCCCTGCCTGTAGCTAATACCAGATGTGAAGGTCAAACATACAAAATGAAACCTACGTTTGAAACAGCATAATGAGAATTCGGCTAGGGATGGTTGCATTCAATCGCCAGCACTGTACAAAGGGCAGCAATTAAATGTAGGTCCACTGAGGCTCTTTCCCagagacccacttcctccagagaGGCTATACAGCCTCCCACAGCACCAGCGGCCAGAGACCAAGTGTACAAACAGGAGCTTGTAAAAGACATTTCACAAGCTGAAGCCCCTCATAGATTAGCTGAAAGATTTGATCACTGACGAGAGGAATACTAACACTAACAaattagtataatgttatttgcaGTGTTGGCAATCAAACCCATACGCCTTGTTTCTGCCAAGCTGGCTCTCTTATCACTGAGCCGCACTGCCAGGCATAAACCCAAACATTCCTGTGAAAGATCTACTGACTTCCATATATGTAGTGcaacccacacatgtacacacacactaaatatgtGGGGGTCAGATACAGCTTGTTGGAGTCCATTCTCCCTTTCTATATGttggttccaggaattgaactcaggtcatcagtttgattgcaaacacctttacctaataagtcatcttgctggcccagaaCTTCTCTTCACATGTTAGAAATGTTCTCACTCATCCATTGGAACAGAAAATTTTATTAAGGTGTAGTCAAATCTATCTCAAGCAGAAACCAACTCGAATGGCCAATTAACCTGATGGCTACATTTGTTCTGAGCCAAGATGGGCAGTGACTGACTCTTGCAGTGACTGTAGTGTGTTATTAAGATGTTTatggggcagcctggtctacaagagctagttccaggacaggctccaaaaccacagagaaaccctgtctcaaaaaaccaaaaaaaaaaaaaaaaaaaaagcactcggaaggcagaggcaggcggatctctgtgagttcgaggacagcatggtctacaagagctagttccaggacaggaaccaaaaagctaaggagaaatcctgtctcgaaaaatccaaaaaaaaaaatgtttatggggctggagagatgactcagcggttgagagctctggccagtcactggctctgcttcctgacgGCTTTTGCAATGGGATCAGCCATCTCAAACTCCTGCTTCCTTAATTCCCTAAAACGCCAGACTATAGTCTCAAACCCTGAGCCGAAACAAGCCCTTCATTCCTGCATTGGTTACTTTGTTACAACTACAAAGAAAGtaactaatatttaaaaattaagccaGGCGGGGATATCCAACGCCTGCCatcccaagcactcaggaggcagaggcaagtgcatctctgtgagtagtctgaggccatcctggtccacaaatcgagttccaggacagccatagctatTACTCAGAGAAGCCCTCtctccaaaacacaaaacaaaacaaattttcacTATATATCAAAGCAGCTAATACTTCCTAAAGTGTGGTGATACGTCCCAGCTAAAACCTCACTTCTCTTCCATACTATGTGACTGAAACATTAAAATTTTGTGGCATTCAGGCTCCATAGCTATTTAATAGCATTGGAAATATTATCTGAGCCAGGGAGATAACTGAGTGAGTAAATGTGCTTGTCggacaagcctggtgacctaagtTCAATACCAGGAAGCCATGAAAATGTAGGAGAGAAATGATGCCATCAAGTTGTCTTCcaatctccacacatgcaccccTCCCCAACATCATGGTATGTACCCCTCAGATTATAGAGGAACTCAActaaaaaaattctcaaatacaaatattttgcCTAAAGAAGtaagtctggggctggagaggtggctcagtggctatgtgaatggtctgctcttccagaggacctgggttcaattcccagcactcacatggcagctcacaactgcctgtaactccagttctagggaatctggcTCCCTCAAACAGttatgcatgcagacaaaacaccaatacacataaactagaaagaaatgagtctttcagagaaaaaaagaaagcctatgCTTTGCTTCTTAGGAGAAAACCTGCCTGTTATACCAAGTgggatttttctctcctttccaagAAGCATGCTATTTATTGATGCATTATTCTGTTCTCCCTCTAGTCCACTGCCCTTGGTGTGCCTCGGCTAACCCAGAGAGGGCAAATGCTGGGCGTGGGCTCAGTAGAGCTCTGAACAGTCCACCAAGCAGCTCATCCTAATCAGCTTACATAAGAACTGCCCCTGCCGCGGGCCAGGCGCAGCCGAATGCTAATGCATCTGCCGCCTCGAATTAGTTTAGCTTCACTGTCCCTCAAGAGATGTTCCCAGCTATTTTCAAAACTGACTCCTCGCATCAGGGGGATTGGCCCTCTCCTAAGCTGAATACTGAACAAACAACCTGTGTCACAGTACATTTTAAAgctcattcaaaaaaaaaaaatcagcaacacAAAGTTACTGAGAGAACTTACATAAGTTCTTGCAAGGACATTGGTTTTGGTCCAGTGACAGGCAGCTTCCAAAGAGGATTTCGTGAGGACAGCACTGAGGCCTGGTTTCTAAGACCATCTTCATTCTTTCTTGCCTGTTGACTGGTTTCGGCGGCAGGGGTATTTCCTGCTTCTCTTGAAAACTTAATTTCCTGTTTCTTTGCAGGTATTAATTGGAAGCAGAATCTCTCTGCCCTTTTTCTGCACTCAGACTTGGCCATCGTCTCATCTGTCTGCAATTGTTTTCCTGTGGAAGAATTTTCTAGCTGCAAACACATGGGTGAggataacagggtgatgagatgGCTCGGCCGAGAAGGTCACTTGCCGCCACCgtcgaggacctgagtttgagccctggcaTCCCCGTGGTGGAAGGAAAGGGctaactcccaaaagttgtcctctgacctcatacatacagataaataagtgtaattagaatttaaaagcaaaatagaTGAAAGCATGCTTAGAGGCCTCAGCACTTTCTACCAGCTGGCCATCTTCCATTAGCCAGCATTCATTTGTTGACCCACAATCTATAGTTCCAATAGGTGTTTTGCTTCCCTTGGGGAAAGGAGTGATAAGAGTTGAATCTATGACCTTGCACATGCTACATATATGTTCTACCGCTAATCTACACCTCCAGCCCACTTCCTtcgtcttttttctctttctttctttctttctttctttctttctttctttctttctttctttctttctttctttctttcttttgaaatagagtttcatgtagcccaggctagcctttaacttCCTGTGCAGCTGATAATAGCCTTGAACACCTACCTGATCCTGCCTGCGGTCACGTCCCAAATGCTGTGCTTACTACAGATATGCACAGCTGTAAGGGGTTAACCTTAACTTTTCTCCATAGTCACCATTCCTGCCCATAGTCTGTCTccatccccttcccttttcttctgtcttggcCTTTTTCAGAGGCTATTCTGAGTATTTGAAAATAAGTTACTCATCCTACTgaaatctatttcttttcctctttcattaTTATCtccccaataaataaaataaacttacatTATATAAGTACTGATTGGAAgcgtcaccccagtccctggcatccatatcATAAATATCATCTCAGCTCCTTGTCatacccctatatccaaagagtctgaaatgtaATATTAAGCTGGGGGCATtaccccagccctctaacaccctATATCCAAGAAGTCTGGGATGATTGGAAGCCCTTGGCTTGGCAGTTGCCctttggactccaactcccagcctgccaagtgctgacccctccctCAGGACCAACCCACCCCCCCAAGGTATTTAGGAAAGAAGAAcacatgatttgtgtgtgtgtgtgtgtgtgtgtgtgtgtgtgtgtgcgtgtgcgcgcgctctctgtctttcccttgcCATGCTCTTCCGGCCACCCAGGACTGCGgtctattaaacatgggcatttgatgtgttttaatctggtctgattgaATATCTTTGTGCAGGCAGAGCAGCTTGTCTTAGGATTTTTCCTAACAAGTACCATATAGTGCCttacatttttgttaatttatttattgaatttttaaagcatttatttgttagatgtgtgtgtgtgagagagagagagagagaaagggagagggagggagggagggagggagggagagagagagagagagagagagagagagagagaaagggagagggagggagggagggagggagggagggagagagagagagagagagagagagagagaaagggagagggagggagggagggagggagggagggagagagagagagagagagagagagggagggagggagggagggagggagggagagagagagagagagagagaaagggagagggagggagggagggagggagggagagagagagagagagaaagggagagggagggagggagggagggagggagggagggagagagagagagagagagagagagagagagagagagagagagagggggcatCATTTGGACCCTACGGCAGCAAGGCCTGTGTCTAGTCAGCGTGGCTATTTGAAAGCAGGATGTGACAGCTGAAGTTGACTCCACAGCCGGATcacagagaaacaaggaaacTGGACCTGGTATTGCAGGATTGTCAACCCAGTCACTcaggatgctggggccagaggattctaagttcaaggccagcctgaacaatTTAGTAAAGCCCTGACCCAGGATAAAAAGCTAGGGGAGAGCTGGGGCTATGGTTCAGTAGCAGGGTACTTTCCCAGCAAGCACGAGCACGGGGCTCTAAGTTCAACTGTGcccttctttctcttaaaaagaaaaaaaaaggtaaataaagtAAAACCACAGGAAGTCATCTGCTTTCCCTTTCATGGGTATTCTGGACACAAGAGGTCAGAGGAAGCCCAGTTGTTCTCCCAGATACGAGTAATAAACAGTTCTGCAAGGGTCAGACATGATGGCATGGGTAGTTGAATAGCTGAATAActatttcctttcccctcctggATTTTAAATAATCAATTATTACTTGATTTTATTCGCCCTTTGGTcaattttaattaactttaaaaataaatttattacttTGATTGATTTGAACATATTCTCTTTTACTCCAAAGATTTCCTTGAAGTAATTTCCTGTTTTATCTTCAGGAATGTAAGATATGGGCTAGGGATAAAGAGAGGTCTGAGTTTTGGCCAAGTAATACTCTCTTGTCTTAGTTTCTGCTGCGATAGAATGTTCTGGCTAAAGCAATGtaggggagaaaggatttattttggcttatggttccacaGAGACAGTCTATCACAGCGGGCTGCTTGTCACATTGTATCAGCAATCAGTGTGTAGAGCAAAGGACAGGAAGTGGGTCTGGGCTATAGGACACCTCAGGGTCTGGCCCCAGTAATGTACTTCCTCTCCCAAAACTCCAACT
Proteins encoded in this region:
- the Mgarp gene encoding protein MGARP isoform X2, translating into MYLRRAVSKTLALPRRAPSGPVPLGKDASLRRMSSRKLPGTSGSNMIYYLVVGVTVSAGGYYTYKAVTSKQARRTERVRDVKEQTKAESQPLPGEKENVAEAGAGEISVKESELVHAEDVPKAAAGPPEGSPASPVPAEAALEETSTLREEPDLKITEASPGETTEGVPEPTVEVESAAPEPTAEVESAAPEPTVEVDSAAPEPTAEVDSAAPEPTAEVDSAAPEPTAEVDSAAADQADWACTSEEGHRRRSLTPRLICKTPELLLYF
- the Mgarp gene encoding protein MGARP isoform X1 codes for the protein MYLRRAVSKTLALPRRAPSGPVPLGKDASLRRMSSRKLPGTSGSNMIYYLVVGVTVSAGGYYTYKAVTSKQARRTERVRDVKEQTKAESQPLPGEKENVAEAGAGEISVKESELVHAEDVPKAAAGPPEGSPASPVPAEAALEETSTLREEPDLKITEASPGETTEGVPEPTVEVESAAPEPTAEVESAAPEPTVEVDSAAPEPTAEVDSAAPEPTAEVDSAAPEPTAEVDSAAADQADWACTSEEGEDTAGNRSCPESAELEESPPLGSEPSAPQDSQEETAEVTAEGASPQG